The nucleotide window GAATCACAATGGCTAGGATAAGATTTTATCAAAAGGAAAAACAATATTACATATAACAATTATTATAAAAATCGTTATATGGTGATTTATAACACAATAATCTAGAACACAATTGTTAGGATAagattttattaaaaagaaaaaagaatatTACATATAACAATTATTATAAAAATCATTATATGGTGATTTAAAATTGAGTAACTCGAAGGATCACTAGACaatgacatttgtgttgtcactttCATTGCTTTTTCATATATATCTTCTTTCTTCCTATTTTTTTCAAGACATATATGGAGATGTGGAGGTATGTTGCACTTGTCACAAACACACAagtttttaaaacatatatattttcttttctttttttgcaAGCTTTTACTTATCTCAAGTGGTGTGGGGTGATATAGTCATAGATGAGCTATGATGTATTAGCACTCAAAATTATGTACTTTTGTAAATAAGCTTAACATTGTCTTGTAAAATAAAGTTTTAATAATTCATTTAGTAAATAAGCTTAACATTGTGTTGTAAAATAAAGTTTTAATAATTAATACTAAATATATTGTCACCGTATCGTTTCCTTAACTCATTATTtaatttttatcattttaaaacttgactaaaactTAATACAAATTTAACATAAATTATATTTTCCCTACACAttttttatcattttaaaacctTACTACAACTAAATACAACATTATTCGATTTTTATCATTTCAAAATCTGACTAAAACTTGATACAAATTTAACATAAATATATTTCCCTACgcatttttatcattttaaaacctGACTACAACTTAATACACATTTAACATAAATTATATTTTCCATACGCAGAAAAAGTGTTAGGAAAATTGaatgaaaatgttttttttttaacttttgaacacaaataataaaatataattgtgattcatttaattattatatattatgtatCGTGTCCAAAACGGAGAGTAGTACTCTTTaaacttcatcttcatctttacCAACTTCGAACACAATAATTTACCCAATGTAACCTCGAGTGGCTGGCCTTCTCCGacagtacagactgcttcggtTGTTATACCCTAGGAGACAGACACGTTGTATAAGTAGAGAAGCGAAACCTGTTTTGAGGGACCCATGTTAAACACGAATCCTCAGTCACAATTGGAACATTAGTTTGTTCATTCTTGCAACCAAGGAGACTAGATGAAGACCTTTTTGAAAGGAACAAAGTTGAAAACTCTACCTATTAAAGACAATTGTTTGAATCAGTTCACATGTATCTAGGGAGACTACAAAAATACCTTGTTGAAGAACAATGTCTCTACTTGTTGAATACACTCTTGAGAAACAAAGTGGAAGACTCTACCTATTGAATACATTGTTGAGAAACAAAGTTGAAGAATTTATCTATTAACACCTTGTATTGAATCAATTCACATATATGTAATGTTCATTTCATAACTTACatatttgtttttcattttgtATTATGGTATTTACTACTACTTATTTCCTATGTTAATAATGAGAGTATCGTTATTATTTTACTTCTAACAAAAACTGAATCATTTTCCTAAATCTTAAAATGGAATTTTTtgagattgttgctacaatcttaaaatcttatttataaggattttgggttcacAAAATGGTttgaaataaaaatattttagagATTAGATGTATCATTGATAATGATTTTGTTCGGTTTTTTTCTATAAGCAGAACTCATACGTGTGTAAGCGTTGGCATCTCACACAAAGGCATATGTTGCCTTGGTTAGCGTAGATATTCTTGTGCGCAAGTGTAATTTGGTTGATTAATACTTGAATGACCTAATGGACACAAGATGTAGATTCATGTTATCTAATTACAGTTTCTATTAGTTTTCATGAGTAACGTTACTCAAACTTGATCAAAGTGCAATCAACGTGGGGAGAGGACCATTTTAAGAAGCGACCTTTATGTGTTAGAAATGTTATTTGGGAAGTTTTCTCAAATCAAGAAAACCTTGTGTGGAAATGGATAACTTTTCACAACCGATGTTGAAAGGGAAAACCTTTCACTACCTCGTCTCAAATGATTAAATGATGCTTATCCAATAAGACTTAAATGTGGGGGTAACTTTCATTTCATAGCAGGTTTTGGAAGGTTTGCAACAAGAATTTTGGTAATCCAAATAAATAGTGCAAATGTGTGATCGTGTGGAGTACACAATAGTTAGATGGAGTCAATGTAGTTGACTAGAGTCAAATGCCAGAAGGTTAGATGCAGAATCTAGTTAGATGTCTAAAAGAACTTACTAAAGGCTTTATTGAAATGTTTTACCTTAAAATAAGTTTCATGTCATTCTAAAGACAATGCTTTATAACTAGATTTTAGTTGAGATCATGGCTTATAGTCTTATGAATTGACAAAAAGGCAAGAATAACTTGCGAGTCAAGAACATGTTAGAACAACTGATCTCAATTTGGAACTTGAGAACCAAGAAAACCAATTTAAACTATTCATCTTGTCTGGTTTTTCCTTATCATCTATTTAGTTTAAAGGGTAATTAAATCAAATTCAATCTTTTTTTTCCAATATACTCTTTTTCATTTCTTTCCTCCTTCCTGAATCGAACTAAAGCTTTCATGTCAGTTACAAACCGTAACGTGTGTTACTCGTAATTCTATATAGAACTATCACAAAATCCATTGCCTCAAAATCCATATGTTCATCAAATCTTTACACATACATTAACCTAACAAGTCGTTTTCTAACCCCTTTACCTCCAAATTTGGCTAGTGATGACTGAAGAGGTACGGTGGTTATAGTACTACGGGCAACGAGTAGGTGGTGGtgacaaataatatttttgggtAGTGCTAAcctattttttccttttttaaagtTAGCAAATTTTTACAATAGTTGTTCGATTTTAACTACTTTAACTAATTTAAGGATGCCAAATTGGCCCTTTTAACTAAGTTGATGTAATTCATATGAACCTATATACAAATTATCTTTTCTCGAAATCAACCAATTATTTGAAGAATGAAACGTTATAAATTAAACCAATCCTAACCAAAGCAATAAAACATCTATCACCAACTCTATAGCAAGACCGATTGATACGGGGTAAGGATACGTGACCAACAATTATTTGTCCAAGTGCCCAAAGAAAATATTAATATTCTAAACTATTATTGAGTAACCGAATATTGAATACTTATGTTACATCTTTGATTAAGACTTTGGAAAAGAAGTATGATAAAACTACTGATATGTTAGTGTGATATATCTATATAACCAAGATAGAAAGAAAAGATAGATGTTACACGACAACATGGTCGCGTATTGTCTTTTATACACGTATCACTTAATTGAAGCCCCGTCTACGCAAACCTGGGCTAGCCCACTTGGTAGAAGCGCATGGCTCTTAGAGGGAGGTTCGAGGTTTAAAAACTAAGCAAAGGGGAATATTTTAGGATTATTGGTTTAAAATCTGAGGAGGGGGAATAAAAAAAGGCCATTAGACCAAGCGGTGTGGGGGTCGGGTCCCCtcgtcttgggtcgtccctggcGTCGCACACCGCCCCCTTGGGCTTCGTCGCGTCCCCAGGTTGGAAGGAAGACGGCAGCGACGATTGGTCCTGATTGGCTGATGGTTGATGGTGTGGACCAcgtagagagagatagagagttttttttgtttttttaattatttattatatattagttttttattAACTTTGGGTATTCCCCACACCCTTGGATAGTCCCCTTTGGATGGTCTTTTATCGAACGTGACGTGACGGATAGTCCCCAAAAGAACTACACAAGCCACACCCAATGGCCTTTATCACCTTAACATTTAGAAAGTACAAATTTCAATGGTTGTGTACCAAATCCCTATACCACAATAACTTTTAACCCTAGCAAGAACAAAAGATTCAGCTAAAGAAAATGGACAACAAGATCTCTTGGATAGAAGCTCCAAAAGCAATTGCAGGTGGTGTGACATCAAAAAAGAAAACTTGACCCCACAATTGTCAAATCAACCAATGTGGGTTAAACCCACCCCACCCTATTTGAGATCAGATCACATCTCCTCCAAACTTTATGTACCTCCCCTCAAGCACAAAGTACAACAACTACTTGTACCATCTTTTTTCATCCAATAAGGAGGCCCCCAACATTTGTCCATTGTCATCATGGATCATTTACAACTCTCCAAGCATAGGGTACAAGTCAGCATACCATAGATGCAAATTTAACAACCGTAGCCATGATGAAAATTGAAAGAGGTAATTACTGTTTTCATCCCtgtgatttgtcaaaaatcactatttcagtccattagtttaaaaattgcgatttcagtccctgttgtttcactttcgtaatcatttcagtccctgtggtttcactttcgtaaccattttaatccattattctgttaagttcagggactgaaatggttacgaggtgaactgaaatggttacgaaagtgaaaccacagggactgaaatcgcaattttttaactaatgaactgaaatagtgatttttaacaaaccacagggacgaaaacagtaattaactcaaattgAAAAATATCACAACCCAACAAAGCTAATTAATTCCTCAAGCTACAAATTATCAAAACTTAAATCAAATGTACAACTCTCAATGGACAAGGTACAAGTCCCTATAGCATAGTTTCTAATTTTTAACTATTACAGGAGTTGTCAAAACATACAGAAAACATAAAAGAATACACTATAACAATAACCTACCCCCTCATCTGTCTAGAGCTACAAGATTATCAAATCCTCATCTCAATGTACAACATTAGATGCACAAGGTACAAAATTCTTTAGCACAAATGCGGATTGACCGTTATAGCCCCGGATAGAAGATTGATCCAAACATAAAGCAAGTTTCAAATGTAGTCTGCTGGCTGTTTTCAGGATCAATCTCTGATTCGATAAGAAAATTACCCTAATTCCCGCATCTTGATCCGAAACTTAATGAATATTAAGCGAAAAAAgtgaaagagaaaaaaaaaacataaaccatGTAGGGCCTTCCATTTTCGACATAAACCCGAGGTGAGAAAGAAAAACTGAATCTTTACcacaaagaaaaagactttcCGATTGGGTTGGGCCATCATAAGATCCTGACAAACCGTGGAGCATCGGCCCGTGGGCCATCTAAAGATCGATACATATATAATGTATCGACAAAATCACCCCTCTCCCCACCTTCCTCCTCATCTCTTCGAAACACTTCCACCACTAATCTTGGCAAATGACGGGCCACATTCAAACACCCTTCTCGGGTCACTCGACACGATGACATCCAAACGAATCTCATGTTATAGAAATGGTGCAAACCTGACAACAAAGCCGAATCACCAAACGGGCTATCTCTAATTTCGAGTTTTTGCAAATTGGCGCACCCTTCCAACACGTATTTCAGCCCCATATCACTATCTCCCGCAAACGCCACTGATAGAGTTCTCACCAATTTACCGTATTGCCCTATGTAACAAAATGCCTTATCGGTTAGCAAACCAGAAACCGCGAGCCGGGTCAGCTTCTTACAGTTCTTGACAATTGCTCCGAAACCTTCGTCCATTGGTTCACCGGTTACACGGTCGGGTCTGTACCGACCGATTATACAGAGCCGGAAGACTACGAGATCCGGGCAGTTTTTAGACATGGCTACAACCGCAGCATTAGTCATCTGTTGACAAAAGTAAAGAATTGACTGTAGTTTTCTACAGCCTAATGCAATCGCGAGTAGACCAACTTCTGAAACGGGCCCCTCAGCATTTTCTGATGCGTCAATCGGGAAAACCCGAAGCTCACGGAGATCTTTGCATGTTTCTGCCACTGCTTGAAGCCCTTCATCGCAGATTGAATCAAGAACCTGAAACAACGATTAAAAGCAATAGGATCTGCATCGTTAGAACTATTCGGGCTTCTTTTTGGTGCAATGTTGATCATAGACATTAACAAACATCTAAATATGCGTTAATtttaaatagagtaaattacatttttggcccctgtggttatatcacttttactatattagcccaaaataataatttttaacatatctgcccccatagtctctataactaaccattttggcccctaagtctaaccattttagcccccatggtctctataactaaccattttggcccccatgatctctagacttaggggccaaaatggttagttatagaaaccatgggggcagttatgttaaaaaatcttattttgggctaatatagtaaaagtgatataaccacaggggccaaaaacgtaatttactcttttaaatAAAGATTAGAAATTGAAAAAATCCATAATGATCTTCTAGATGTAATTTTATAATACACTTGAAATAAGGATCTAATTATGCAAAATTTAAACAAAGATTCAAAATTTCCGAAAAATTACCATCTTTTTAGTGTAATGTTTGACAAATAGACAATAACAAGGATCTACTTACGCATAATTTACGATAAAGACTTGGAACTTTCAATAATTATAATCATTTTAGGCGTAACGCTGATCATAAACATTacataaaagaaaaataaacgAATACGACTTACCCAGAAAACCTGAAGCTTATGGCAGAGACGGATAACAGGTTTCAACTGCTCAGCATCAATGTTGGCATAGCTAAGATTTAACGACGTAAGATTAGCGCAAATCGGAACAATCGCAGGAAGATACTCAGGTGCGATTTCTCTAAACCCCGAAAGACAAACAATCGATCTGCAAGCAGCAAATGCAGAAAGATAATCCGATTCTCGACTGTTGTCATTTTGCGGTTGTTCCTCGGAAGGACTAAAAGATCCAGTTCCTAAATGAGTCAACCGCGGCGCCCTGATAAGCAACCGATAAAGCTGCGATATACTAACATGCCGATTCAATCTAAGTTTCTTTAACATAGGTGATCTAGCCACTAGCTTCTCTAAAGACTCAAGATTTATAGCAGATTCAACACAATCAAAAGCTAAAGATTCCAAATTTGTCACACCGTCACCCGGAAAACACGAAATCCAGTCAACTTCATCATCAGTAACCTCATCTTCAATCAATTCAAGAACTCTCAAACACCTAAAAACATTCATCAAGTAGATAACTTTTTCATCTAAAACACAATTTAAACAAATACCCAGATAGCTAAACAACAGATCTAACCCTTATATAACATAAAGTTAACAAATTGGGGATAAAATCATTACCTGCACTCACTAACAACAACAGCAAGTCCAGAGGTACCAAACCCATCACAACAGACCAAAACAAGCTCTTTAAAATTGGGAAACGAGTGGGCCACCACAGCAAGATCATCATCAGTAACAGACATCCGTTTAAGGTGGATCTTTTCAAGCGCACGATAAGCAGAGGCCATGGTAAGAACCCAAGGGGTGAAATGCGCACCCCAATCTTGAGGCAGCAAGCTAAAATCAGCAAACCGGGGCTTACCCTTTATGGTAACCGACCGGACCCGGGTGAAGCGTTGGGTGACCCGACGAGGAGCTACCGAGTAGCAGTTTCCGATGAAGAGGTCCGATCTGGTGTAGGCTTCCGCACGGTACCATGATTTGCAGACCAGTGAAACCGCGTTACGGTCGTATCGTGATTTCAAGAAAAGTAAAACGTTTTCGAGTACGTTTTCGAGAACTTGATCTGGGTATGTGATGAAATACTCTCCGGTGCCGGAACCGGTTCTTGATTTGCCGTCGGATTCACACATTTGGTTGTTGTTCATGTGATCCAGATTGATAACTGTGGGAGTATGGGAAATGGGGTATAAAAAAGATGGAATCTTTGGGGGTAGATCAGGGAGattaaattatattataattataataaaataataatatgatatgggtttgggtttgggtttgggttttcTCTCTCATCAACAACAGGTATTGTATTGGGATTATATTATTGTTGGTGGTTTGTTGATCTGAAAGTGCACAAGAGAGGATGGGGGGCTGGCTGGCTGGATCACTCACTCTATTATTGTGAAGGCTTTGGGTTTTCTTTATGCAAAGGTTTTGTCTTTTATCTTCTACATACACACACTCTTACTCTTCAGTGTTTTCTCTCTCTTATCTTGATGCTATTTTTCAACTTTCCTTTTTGGTAAGTTTGCAGGAGTATACACAAATGACCAATGTTATTATTTTTGGTAATTTATTTCTGATTCTACATCAAATGGATTTTTAACCTATTTGTAGTAAAAAAGATTTTCACATCATTGGTCATTTGTTATTGTTTTGAActttttaacaacaaatttcttttaatatctAATTATCTATTATTGTTGCGAGACCTGAATCCAAGACCTTCGCTTCCAAACCCGAGTGTTCATAAGTTTTTGTCTTTTCTAATGGACCATGTCATTTGTTTAgatttaaaacttgtttttagaGGATAAGTGATTAAGTGTGTTAGAGCATTCACACCCCCCCTGGGTTTCACCTAAAACTAGTCCTAAACCATTTGGAACCAACAGTTCTGCACCGGTTTCACACTTGGACACAAGAACCAAATCGGTTTTACCCCTGAAGCGGTCCCCAACCTGAACCGTTTTCGACCATTGGGCTCATTCTAGTTGTTAGAAACGGTCATTTGACTGTTTGCAGTTGAATtctagcccccccccccccccaatcaccATTTTGTCATTCCATGTTGGTATAAATATTTGGTTGAGTACAACttataaaacacacacacacacttatgaAAAACTCAAAAACACTATTGTCTTGCAAACGTTTAACTTCACCATACTTTCGAAATGCTTTCAAGTATTCTTGTTTGGACTGAAGACGGTAATTAGGCCTTGGGCCTTGCTTTTGTAGACGTTAGATCTTAGACTTAAACGAGGAGGGTACATGTGATGTATTTGGTGGGATGAGATTGATACCAATCACGAAATTTGGCAAAGAATTGTATTGGTAC belongs to Helianthus annuus cultivar XRQ/B chromosome 5, HanXRQr2.0-SUNRISE, whole genome shotgun sequence and includes:
- the LOC110942404 gene encoding transport inhibitor response 1-like protein, encoding MNNNQMCESDGKSRTGSGTGEYFITYPDQVLENVLENVLLFLKSRYDRNAVSLVCKSWYRAEAYTRSDLFIGNCYSVAPRRVTQRFTRVRSVTIKGKPRFADFSLLPQDWGAHFTPWVLTMASAYRALEKIHLKRMSVTDDDLAVVAHSFPNFKELVLVCCDGFGTSGLAVVVSECRCLRVLELIEDEVTDDEVDWISCFPGDGVTNLESLAFDCVESAINLESLEKLVARSPMLKKLRLNRHVSISQLYRLLIRAPRLTHLGTGSFSPSEEQPQNDNSRESDYLSAFAACRSIVCLSGFREIAPEYLPAIVPICANLTSLNLSYANIDAEQLKPVIRLCHKLQVFWVLDSICDEGLQAVAETCKDLRELRVFPIDASENAEGPVSEVGLLAIALGCRKLQSILYFCQQMTNAAVVAMSKNCPDLVVFRLCIIGRYRPDRVTGEPMDEGFGAIVKNCKKLTRLAVSGLLTDKAFCYIGQYGKLVRTLSVAFAGDSDMGLKYVLEGCANLQKLEIRDSPFGDSALLSGLHHFYNMRFVWMSSCRVTREGCLNVARHLPRLVVEVFRRDEEEGGERGDFVDTLYMYRSLDGPRADAPRFVRIL